In Anopheles arabiensis isolate DONGOLA chromosome 2, AaraD3, whole genome shotgun sequence, the genomic window TCCGGTATCGATGCCAAGAACACGGTGTGCGAGTTCACCGGCGACATTCTGCGTACGCCCGTGTCGGAGGACATGTTGGGCCGTGTGTTCAACGGTTCCGGCAAGCCCATCGACAAGGGCCCGCCAATTCTGGCCGAAGATTTCCTCGACATTCAGGTAGGTGAAAAACACTTGGCGTTGCTCTAGACGGCATCGACTAACCACGCACCATCTGCCGCTGCAGGGTCAACCGATCAACCCGTGGTCGCGTATCTACCCGGAGGAAATGATCCAGACCGGTATCTCCGCCATCGATGTGATGAACTCGATCGCCCGTGGTCAGAAGATTCCGATCTTCTCGGCTGCCGGTCTGCCGCACAATGAAATTGCCGCCCAGATCTGTCGCCAGGCCGGTCTGGTGAAGCAAACGGGTAAGTCGGTGCTGGACGAGCACGAGGACAACTTCGCCATCGTGTTCGCCGCCATGGGTGTGAACATGGAGACGGCCCGTTTCTTCAAGCAGGACTTCGAGGAGAACGGTTCGATGGAGAACGTGTGCCTGTTCCTCAATCTGGCCAACGATCCCACGATCGAGCGTATCATTACGCCGCGTCTGGCGCTGACGGCTGCCGAATTTTTGGCCTACCAGTGCGAGAAGCACGTGCTGGTCATCCTTACCGACATGTCGTCGTACGCCGAGGCGCTGCGTGAGGTGTCGGCCGCCCGTGAGGAGGTGCCCGGACGTCGCGGTTTCCCCGGCTACATGTACACCGATTTGGCCACCATCTACGAGCGGGCCGGACGTGTCGAGGGCCGCAACGGTTCGATCACGCAGATCCCCATCCTGACCATGCCGAACGACGACATCACCcatccgattccggatttgACCGGTTACATTACCGAGGGCCAGATCTACGTCGACCGTCAGCTGCACAATCGGCAGATCTACCCGCCGGTGAACGTGCTGCCGTCGCTGTCCCGTCTGATGAAGTCCGCCATCGGCGAGGGCATGACACGCAAGGATCACTCCGACGTGTCGAACCAGCTGTACGCTTGCTACGCCATCGGCAAGGACGTGCAGGCCATGAAGGCCGTCGTCGGCGAGGAGGCGCTCACGCCCGACGATCTGCTGTACCTGGAGTTCTTGACCAAGTTCGAGAAGAACTTCATCTCGCAGGGCAACTACGAGAACCGCACCGTGTTCGAGTCGCTCGACATCGGCTGGCAGCTGCTGCGTATCTTCCCGAAGGAGATGCTCAAGCGTATCCCGGCCTCGATCCTGGCCGAGTTCTACCCGCGCGACTCGCGCCATTAAGCGCTCGATCCCTTCATCCCTCTCGCGCTCGTTCGCATTGTCCGTTCGATACTGGCGGTAGATTGTAGtgcaattgtttgtttttgtcgttCGGTATTGGAGGCTGCCAAGAAGGGCCACCTCCACTTTTTAATCTTATCGCAATGAAGCAAATGGTAGATGCGTGTGCGTATGTTTTGTAAATAGTGGTACTACGAACTGAACAAGACATAACATCTATGAAATACCACGTTAATGCATTCCTTTCAAGTCCACACAATGAATGGATCCACCTTTAATCTATTTGGTTCCCCGTTTTAGCACGGTTAATGGTGGCGCTTTGTTGAAAGGACTTCCTCCTTTCTTCACGTGCGTGCTTTGcgtaagcgtgtgtgtgtgtctgtgtggccGATGGTAGACGTGGTTTGAGTGCCTACTTTCACTAAATTCACGATACAAATACGACACGAGATAATACTTTGACTGCCATCCTAATAACATCGTACGATGATTTCGGAATAGTTTTGCAGCAGCTGTTTGGCGCGAAAAACGCTACATCATGCAGCAACAATGGCACACGACCACGGTCCAGCTCGGAGGATGATCGTACGCGCACCAGGTACGAGCATTGCGATTGCTGTTTcactagaagaaaaaaaagaagggaaaaacgtATCCAAACCAAGCCAACaaagggaaaaacaacatcaaacaaaaaatgacgaCAAAAAAACGACGAAAGAAGCCAAGAGTCGCACGAAAAGCAGCAACCCCAATGATCGTACCGTACCTGCCGGTGAGAGCGATTTGTGAAGATCGTAAACAGCATCCGGTCTTCGCGATCGAACGATCGAGCCAGCGAATGCGCGTATCGCAACGGATAGCTCACCATCAGATCATAACACCGTGAAGGGACTTCCGTTCCTTCACTTCCGTGGGGTCATTCGACCGGTCGAGGACCGATGGAACACGCCTCCCGTTTGACTGTATGTGCCGCCGGTTACGCTGGAAAGCTATTTTGAAATCATCGACAGAAAATGGCAGAAACTGAAGGGTGTGCAAAGTACAGGCACGCTCAAAACACGCTCATCCCCATCGGCACGTTTATGAATCGACATCCTGGGGGGGTCGGTGTGCGATCGAGATATGAGGCAAGGCACACTACGCACACAGCACGATCTATATTAGCATTCACACCTACATATATATTGCTTTAGAGAGCAAGATTATTCTTGATTCGTTAGTAAGGTAGGAGGAGCACTCGAAGGAGCAACCTCGGGCGTGCCCGAGACTCCAAAGGCCTCCACGTTTAATCAAACCCATTCTTTGTTAGTATCGATTAAGAGCATAGCTAAGGCGTTTCCTTTTTACATAATTCTTCGTATatacaacatttttttttgtcgtcgtTTGTAAGGAATGTTTCGTAAATTAATTAGtaactttgttttgtttcttctattttttttttcttgctgcggCGAGCTCGTTCCAGCGGACATGATCTGCGCTTCTGTTGCGTTCCGGCGTGCATCTGTTACTGTTCGCCGTTACTGTTTGAAAATAACGGACCGTGAGAGGGGTTTGCGTTACTACACCTGCGGGAAGCTGCCGGAAAGATgccagcgcacacacacatacacgtacagACGGTACCCAGTTTCTGGGTTGTAGCTTTCCTCCGCTGTCGTCACTCTTGGCTATGCCATCTAATGCCATCGTACAAATTTTGCATTCGCAACTAAATCCCCTTTTAAATAGACCACGTTTTTGCGAGGGTGACGATACACGAGCAAGGATGGTTAGGGCAAGGGACTGAGGTACTCTTAAGATCATCAGtctgtcagtgtgtgtgtgtgtgtgggtatgcaATTTCGGCACCTGTACTGCAGAGTACGCTCAATCAAGCTCTTTTTCACAGGTTCGTTGCTTATCTTAGGGAACAGTAGGGGGTGATGCGTCCGTTCGCCTCAAGCGGGGAGAAGCGTTTTGCTGGGGAAGAGTTTGGTGTCCGTATGCTACTATGTTACTTATGTTATACTGTCCATAAGATATAAGGCTCTACCTAATGCACACAGAAGATCCGTGTGTACGTTTTACGAttatattaaacaaacaacccgCCCTCGATGCTCCCGCCCACATTCGCGGCCCGAGCAGGCTTAAAACTGTGCAGCACTGTCCTTATTAATCATATACCGCCGATGGGAAGATAGAGTAGCATCTTTAGCCTCTGCGCGAGATGAACAAAGCACTTGCAAGCGATGTAGCGAATTGTTCTACCGCGGAACTGTGTTTCATGCTACCGGTGCGGAATAGAACGGTTAACTGGTAGCGTAAATCTAAACAATATTATTGCTGTATAATTATTAAATACttcagacaacaacaacacacacacacaaaacacaacaaatcttgatcaaatgtaacaaaattaatgttgccacaaacaacaaaagtaACGGAAAACAATACATACTACTACAGCAAAGCGGAAGCGAGCTGAGATGGAAGGCCGTTATTGCCGTGTTGCAGAAAGTACACCGGCAGGTAGTGGGTGGTGTATTTCAGTGTGCAGATTATGTCATCCTGTGTATTAGGTCCATCGTTGAGAATGATAAGAATAAAGTGTAAAGTCCACAAAAATCTGTACCGTGCGGTAGCTCTCTCCTAAGATCTCCAACAATTCGCCTAACGCCACGATCGGTGCTCTCCGTGTCCCCGTGAGACTCATTTCTGTTTTCGCCGTCCTTTTAAAGGCAGAAGACACTTAGTGGCACCGTTCGGGCGATTCCCAAAGTGTTCCATTTATTTACACTTATCAGCCTGAGTTCGAAGTCAATCCTGTCGAACGTCCCGTCGATGATTGGAAAGAGTTCGGAATGTGGTTCTACGCAAAGAAAGATAAATACAGAAAGTGGAGCAGGCGGCAGGGGTCCTTTCGCCGTCCGGTCGGTGCGTGCTCGCATTGTCGTGCCATTCGCTGTGGCAGCAAGAGAACCGAATTCTACCTTTCTCCGTGTGCGTCCTAGCGAGATGTTTGTTTACCCGTGTTCCCTTTCAACGCTTTCGCACGTGATGAAAGGTTTTGTATTCTGTGGCAGGTTGGAAAATCGCTTTCCCCCGCCTGTCATTCCTTGTCTAGTGATGAGCTCTTTGGAgtgcacccacgactccgatctgaTTCTCCGGTTATTGTACCTGCAAAATCGAATCCACTAGTTACACCAAGAATTGGAGAAAGTTGAAGTCGACTGAAGTCACAGTCGTCCAAAGTAGAAGTCGACCAGAATCACCCGGAGTTACCCGGAGGCGGTCAGTATAGGGCCAGCTCTTCATTTCGTTTAGTTTTTTCGTCTTTTACTTTACGTGTGCACTTCGTGATCAGGCCTTTTCTAAGAATAGCTTAGTGGCGACTCCGAATAGAGCGATCCATGACTTCGAGTCCCTtcaactccgactccagacgactctgaatCCGACTCCGTGTGACTTTGACTCCGAGTCCGGATGAAttcgactccagacgactccaactccggatgactccgacacCGGATGCCTCCGCACGACTCCGAACAGCTCCGGATAATGCCAGTCGAACTAACCTTCCGGAGTCGCTTCTGAAATTTTCCAGAATCGGATCAGAGTTGACTACGGGTTATTGCCagctttacccatcactagatTCCCACTCGACTGACGGCCGAGCGATGGTTTTCGTTCGCTTTGCTCTTCCCCATTTCTTTCCGCTACTCAAGCCACTCGATACGCAGCCGAGAGTAACGGAAATGGGTTCAGAAGGAGTCAAAATTCAGAgtgagagaaaagaaaaaggaacaaacaTTTGCTGGGAGGAGCAAAAATCACACTCCTACAGCACATTCACATATTGGTAGCGGCGGATTGTTTTGACGATGTTTGCCTTTTGCGGGGATGGGAGTAGGTGCGAATGGCACACGGATGGGGCGGCCGGTATGTTTATTCATCATCGTGGATGTTGTGTCTGGGAAGCGATGTGCCGTGTGTCAGGTGAAGGAACAGACGCAAGGCGAAGGAATTGATTTTGGCCCCCTGTCAAGATGGTATTGAGTGCGCATGGAGACGGTGGGCCAGCCTGTAAGCTGCGAGGTGTGTAAGGGCAAGGACGCCGATGATGAGGTGGAATAAATTATGACGAAATTATCGACAGATTGCTGCTTCAGCAGGCATCAGGGTGGTAAAGTTGGAAAGCTGCTTGCGCTGCAAAAATCAGAGCAAAGCGGCACGCAGCAGGGGGAGAGCGTGTGTACGGGGTGACggtttttaaaaattgttaacCAAAGCGCAGAAATAAGCTAATGGCTTTTTAATCTTCCACCTGCCGGGGAGGAGATGCAGCGGTTGTCCGAGGGATGCGAATCAAGCCGCCCGGGAAGTAGGAAGCACTACAGCGGCGTGGCGTtggtgtgcgagtgtgtgtgtgtttcgttggTCCAAATTACGAATTGATGAGGTGTCCCGGGGGTCACCGTTTGTTCCTCTACTTTGGGAACGGTGTTGTTCCTATCGAGTCTGCTTCGCCCGCTGAGGTGGTAACATCATTAGGAGGTCGTAAATGTGTCCCGTAGCTTATGCAAATTTATGCTCAAAATTCATTGAAACTTTCACCGGATGTGCGGTTGGGGACGGTGAATTATTGAACCATATCAGATGAATCAGGTGGGCTGGGGTGGGATGGATTTTCATCCACTGGgctttattaaattcaattaccaCGGTTCAAGAGGCTTTCGAATCTTTGTGACAGTTAATTTCATCATTTCTACGTCCCATCATGGTGTGGAATGATTTGCAAAACTAATGTTGAATTTCCACTgagcaaaaaaaccaacaaaaaaaaaagaaagaaagaaaaaaaccattcgTTAAGGAACTGATGCAAAATGTTACGAATCAACGAGTTTCTCCCAGGACCGACCCAGGTTGGTTAAAGTTTGTTAAGTGTACCGTAAACTTTCCTTGTTTCCATCGCTGTgtgaaaatatgaaaactTTTGATGGCTTCgataggaaagaaaaaagggggtggggagggggacaAAAAATGGACTTTTCCTTTCAACCACTTGACTTCTCATCGGTCAGGCATTTGCATGAATTGATATGATGATTGGACTGATTGGTTTCAATTTCCCTTCTCCAGTGGCCGGGTCTTACATTGGGTTTTGGGTGAACTTTCGCAACGCCTCTCGGAAAGTTCATGAAGCAGAAAGTGCGGCCAAACCTGGGCAAGCGGCAGACAACAAAGATCTTGGGCAATTTATGGACGGTAAAGTTGCGGCAAAGAAAAAATTCGAACGAAGCGAACGATCATTTACAAGGATGATGACATTGAAAGCTTCTCGatttacataaaaatgtgTGATGGTGGCTTTGAGGTgagtttgtatttttattgcaaaagaaTTAAGTCTATTTCAGCAACGGCGAAGGGAAGTTCTCATtctattgaaatttaaaattcacCACGAAAGGTTTGGAGCTGAAGAGGGACCAGAAGAGGGAACAGCTTCATCATAGTTCACATGGTACACATGGATACCGCGTTCCGTACCGCTTGAGATCGTAGTTCACATTGGACGTTTCAGTTAGGTGTAAATTGACTATTCGCTCTTAGCTCATTCTTTAGTTGAACGTTGAACGAACCAGTTGTATTTTACCAgtgcttgaaaaaaaaaaaaaactcggtgTTGTAGTAAGTTGTGGGACAAATTGTGGGAAAAAGTAGTGCCAATGTCCTTGCAGATATTGTGTGATTGTTCAAGATGGTTGGGCCTAGTCGGCAGAACGCTCTCAACGTAAGTACTTATTGAGTGAGCTGTAAGAAGTGCAACCTACAGTCCCACATGTCAACttgtgtgtttccttttctatCTACGGAAAACAGCCAATTCGGCCGTATAATTCTGACTGTTActcattttctttttgaaaaaatgattaaacTTCAAACGGAAGAACAAAATTAAGAGTAAATTCGTTTCCTCTCCCCTCCGGTTTTGTATGCCACCACAGGAAAAACTCGGATGTAAATATTGCTCACCCTGGAAGCGTACTTTATGCAAATAAAACTATCGCCGGTATTTCAGGCAACAAACCCGACAGTTTGCGAGGTTGGGATTTAGTAAATATGGCCGTGTGGAGTGTGGTTGACGTGGCGCAATCGTTATTTGTGAAGATGCCACTGTGGGGTAAAAAGATGTCGCCTAGATGGCAAGGGGTCGTAGCAGCACATGGAAATTGAATTCAGGAGGCTGTGTCGACTCCGCTTGGTCGACCCTCCGGCTAAAGAAGGGCACACTTTTTGGCTTTCTGGTCTGTAGCGTTTACTGATCATCGCAGTCAGCCCAGCTTACGACGAAGGCTTGGGGTACATTTGGTATCGTTCGTAGAGTGTAGAGTGTAAAATACGTAAACtatataaaaaagaagcagaaaacacCCTTGTGAAGatgttttcaatttgaatTTTCCTCGGCCGTGTTACAAATTGAGCAATCTTccagtggggggggggggtggggtgCATTAGCGTTACACGATTGCAGGGGGGAAGCGAATTCGGAGGAGCCACCTCTCTCCTCCATTTTTTGACACGGGAAATAACCAAATTGAGATACACTGTGCACGAAGACACGGTGCGAAGAAAGAACCGTCCGCCTACTGTGGTACGGCTGTGACTGTCGTCTGTTCCATTGTCAGGTACAGCTAAAACGCCCTGGCGTGGCGTGcttggatgatgatggctcTGCCATTTTAATCcttgttttattgctttccgTGGTTGGGTCGTCAATTTTCCGGAGACAACCGCGCCACCGGAGAGTGTGACATCGCGTGGTGGAAGAACGTCATAAACCCCGGGAACACAATACAACGCAAGTTGTTGGTTCTTGGGTGCGGctgtgaggggggggggtgcactGTTTACTTAACAGCCCCAAAATGGAAGATCCCAAACGTCTGCGTGCAGAGGCGGGGGTGGTTTGCAAGCCGTGCGAGACGAGTACCTGAGCGCCCTCACTTTTGGCGGTGATTTCACCAACCGTTCGCCGGGATTGGAACGTCACTCCAGACAT contains:
- the LOC120904787 gene encoding V-type proton ATPase subunit B, translating into MSTMYNKTLSAHQAHKEHVLAVSRDFISQPRLIYKTVSGVNGPLVILDEVKFPKFAEIVQLRLSDGTIRSGQVLEVSGSKAVVQVFEGTSGIDAKNTVCEFTGDILRTPVSEDMLGRVFNGSGKPIDKGPPILAEDFLDIQGQPINPWSRIYPEEMIQTGISAIDVMNSIARGQKIPIFSAAGLPHNEIAAQICRQAGLVKQTGKSVLDEHEDNFAIVFAAMGVNMETARFFKQDFEENGSMENVCLFLNLANDPTIERIITPRLALTAAEFLAYQCEKHVLVILTDMSSYAEALREVSAAREEVPGRRGFPGYMYTDLATIYERAGRVEGRNGSITQIPILTMPNDDITHPIPDLTGYITEGQIYVDRQLHNRQIYPPVNVLPSLSRLMKSAIGEGMTRKDHSDVSNQLYACYAIGKDVQAMKAVVGEEALTPDDLLYLEFLTKFEKNFISQGNYENRTVFESLDIGWQLLRIFPKEMLKRIPASILAEFYPRDSRH